In the Tetrapisispora phaffii CBS 4417 chromosome 7, complete genome genome, one interval contains:
- the TPHA0G01020 gene encoding uncharacterized protein (Ty like retrotransposon) encodes MMKHDEFLNSIEAGDYLSKITKLEEEEKGLELNIDKLRTKIIDREGLLNNRTTAHTRTSINNTVTNGSNKEEGNQQTNLMNNGSLMFKTLNGKEVVINKNYLPLNIEFKLINIEDLPLWIKEFVKFLNYYNLDNLNELPESTIIDPVEDQFIKGQLKENIKCEDIYDSIFMENSFIEILNEVKRIFLRKLNFAKRQKLWKQVSITEKSNNLALQLNLLNKLVGIEEFIDTNKMEIFNLIINRINNQVLQRINAVPIDLSKITPTQYLGIIKKHAEDAFEFHEQIKQFYSSEREEAKSNSKNPETLRPIVKKVQRNPVQTKISIKKNQLKSAVDTVIDSGSGINFTNKKGLIFNYRKLTTIPEYSGVGSSSNLQIIGQGSLRVRMDNNGKYQYIPVYYCPDEDATVLSAIGLRKTLGFIITEDYKNLKNDSISIKIHNVANTTWIKSDDLLLSSKDNRTSEKLTKASSIRWIKPSTSFNNKTVTIHEAHERSNHLPVDVIVHNIENNAFSDVNKINLKKSELINFYCEQCVQAKMKQHDHIKDSMNKHYEQMQPGQSWSLDIRGPLGKNLAKVDNYLLLMVDNVSRFLLVSTHTNKNKETISLQIKNNIQYIEKQYDRIVKELIVDRGSEFTNDSLKTYVSEKGIKLMLTDTNDHASNTRAERFIGIMNNDIRTLMHNSDLPWALWKYAALAAARIRNLFMTKKLNCSPMTTLSGKNEQIRFNSFLPFGAHAFVKNQTNNKLTNQGIPAITLCKDPNSFGYLFYLPQTRKVISTMSYILANSEVNGDFIDPNKVLSEIVPDNDDTNEVTSEDALEIEAEPSNADDITIIEGIENDTQYKIPPNIQEDTVYGLDTININDNQKVSDHTRSSTADEEVKEPTLEQDTSNTSDNHSVHEAHMSTLPKDTATATSHIDILPDSVAESEPVKNVSDQELLLINRFDNKNSDKFPSTEAMKQRRTKLFLKEFASITRRPLKSRKRELTTLGLEEFEAAEEQKKKIKLRSVQAVNKIRTLYFKTAITNNTDVRERKLFSEAFEKELQNLLKMQVFDTSISIPRNQVPANRIIPLQTIFTVKRDGTHKARIVCRGDKQTEATYSNYHTDLLQIDTLKLFLMMANNRKMWIQTLDINHAFLYADLREEIYVPLPHDRRFVTPLKKALYGLKQSPKEWNEHLKKFLNSIDLDDSRHTPGIFRNHDYSIMIAVYVDDCVIAAKSQELLDEFVSTLRNRFELKIIGKMNQGILRTDVLGMDLDYNIDEGKISLSLQSYIESIENDWLDKISHIKTTSIPHVSSYEHNIKNIDSMDTKTRSKKINELQKINGVINYIRSRCRYDIEFAANKLARSVNFPADNVFYMADKLMNYIFQTKSEKIVFTRETTGNPAITLLSDASLGTEHDMKSRMGIMLWYGENLYKVISRASSASQKLIY; translated from the coding sequence ATGATGAAGCATGACGAATTTCTTAACTCAATCGAAGCTGGTGACTATTTAAGCAAAATCACTAAGCTGgaagaggaagaaaaaGGTCTTGAGCTGAACATAGATAAATTAAGGACGAAAATCATTGATAGAGAAGGACTGTTAAATAACAGAACCACTGCTCATACAAGAACGTCCATTAATAATACTGTAACAAACGGCAGTAACAAGGAAGAAGGTAATCAACAAACTAACTTGATGAACAATGGATCATTAATGTTCAAGACATTAAATGGTAAAGAAGTTGTTATCAATAAGAATTACCTTCCActtaatattgaatttaaactAATCAATATTGAGGACCTTCCGTTGTGGATCAAGGAATTCGTTAAATTcctaaattattacaatttagataatttaaatgaattgcCAGAATCTACAATAATTGACCCTGTAGAAGATCAATTCATAAAGGGTCAACTCAAGGAAAATATCAAGTGTGAAGATATATATGACTCTATCTTCATGGAGAATAGTTTCATTGAAATCTTAAACGAAGTTAAGAGAATTTTCTTAAGAAAACTTAACTTTGCCAAACGCCAAAAATTATGGAAACAAGTGTCAATCACTGAGAAATCCAATAATTTGGCTTTACaactaaatttattgaataaattagttggaattgaagaattcatTGACACCAATAAGATGGAAATCTTCAATTTGATTATCAATAGGATTAACAATCAAGTATTGCAACGAATTAATGCAGTACCTATTGATCTATCAAAAATAACTCCTACTCAATATCTaggaattattaaaaaacacGCAGAGGATgcttttgaatttcatgAACAAATAAAGCAATTTTATTCATCTGAACGAGAAGAAGCCAAATCTAACTCTAAAAATCCAGAAACTCTTAGGCCTATTGTAAAAAAGGTACAGAGAAATCCAGTACAAACGAAAATATCCATAAAGaagaatcaattaaaatcagCTGTGGATACAGTAATTGATTCAGGATCTGGGATTAACTTCACCAATAAAAAGGgattaattttcaattatagAAAATTAACAACAATCCCTGAATATTCTGGTGTCGGATCTTCAAGCAATCTGCAGATCATTGGACAGGGGTCCTTAAGAGTTAGAATGGATAATAACggaaaatatcaatacaTTCCTGTTTACTACTGTCCAGATGAAGATGCAACAGTTCTGTCAGCCATTGGCCTTCGCAAAACACTTGGTTTTATAATTACCGAAGATTACAAAAATCTAAAGAATGACAGCATTAGTATTAAAATACATAACGTAGCCAATACTACCTGGATAAAGTCTGATGATTTACTATTATCTTCCAAAGATAATAGGACTTCGGAAAAATTAACGAAGGCGTCATCCATAAGATGGATTAAACCTTCGACAAgctttaataataaaactgtGACTATACATGAAGCACATGAAAGATCAAATCATCTTCCTGTAGATGTCATAGTTCacaatattgaaaataatgctTTTTCAGATGTTAACAAAATCAACTTAAAAAAATCAGAGCTGATCAATTTTTACTGTGAGCAATGTGTTCAAGCGAAAATGAAACAGCATGATCATATCAAGGACTCCATGAATAAACACTACGAACAAATGCAACCAGGACAATCCTGGAGCTTAGATATTCGTGGTCCTTTAGGAAAGAACCTTGCAAAAGTTGATAACTACTTATTATTGATGGTAGATAATGTTTCAAGATTTTTACTAGTATCCACACATAcgaataaaaataaagaaaccaTTTCTCTgcaaatcaaaaataatatacagTACATCGAAAAGCAATATGATCGAATTGTAAAAGAGCTTATTGTTGATAGAGGATCTGAATTTACTAATGATTCTCTAAAAACATATGTATCGGAGAAAGGTATTAAATTAATGCTTACCGATACAAACGACCATGCTTCCAACACTCGTGCAGAAAGATTCATTGGTATTATGAACAATGATATTAGAACATTAATGCATAACAGTGATCTTCCTTGGGCACTCTGGAAATATGCAGCTCTTGCAGCTGCTAGAATCAGGAATTTGTTCATGACTAAGAAGTTAAATTGTAGTCCAATGACCACATTATCAGGAAAGAATGAACAAATTCGATTTAATTCCTTCTTACCGTTCGGTGCGCATGCGTTCGtaaaaaatcaaacaaACAACAAGTTAACCAATCAAGGTATACCAGCCATAACCTTGTGTAAGGATCCAAATTCCTTTGGTTACTTGTTCTATCTACCACAAACTCGAAAAGTCATTAGTACTATGAGTTATATATTGGCTAATTCTGAAGTAAACGGTGATTTCATAGATCCAAATAAGGTCTTAAGTGAAATCGTTCCTGATAACGATGACACAAATGAAGTCACATCAGAAGATGCTCTTGAAATTGAGGCTGAACCCAGTAATGCTGATGACATTACTATTATCGAAGGGATTGAAAATGACACTCAGTATAAAATTCCGCCCAATATTCAAGAAGACACTGTCTATGGTCTGGAtactataaatattaatgacaACCAAAAGGTTTCTGACCACACTCGCTCGTCGACCGCCGATGAGGAGGTCAAAGAACCTACATTGGAACAGGACACTTCGAATACTTCAGACAACCATTCTGTCCACGAAGCTCATATGTCTACTTTACCAAAGGACACTGCTACTGCAACTTCacatattgatattttgcCAGACAGTGTCGCAGAAAGTGAGCCCGTTAAAAATGTCTCTGATCAAGAGCTGCTGTTAATCAACCGTTTCGATAATAAGAATTCGGACAAGTTTCCCAGCACCGAAGCCATGAAACAGAGAAGGACAAAGCTGTTTCTCAAAGAATTTGCTTCAATCACTAGACGTCCATTAAAGTCTCGGAAACGTGAACTTACCACCTTGGGTCTTGAGGAATTTGAAGCAGCGGAGGaacagaagaaaaaaatcaagTTACGTTCTGTACAAGCagtcaataaaattagaactttatattttaagacTGCTATCACCAATAATACAGACGTTCGAGAACGAAAACTCTTTTCGGAAGCATTTGAGAAAGAACTACAAAATCTTTTGAAGATGCAAGTTTTTGACACATCAATCTCCATTCCTAGAAATCAAGTCCCAGCTAACCGAATTATACCTCTTCAGACTATATTTACGGTGAAGCGTGATGGGACTCATAAAGCTCGTATTGTTTGCCGAGGGGACAAACAAACGGAAGCCACCTACAGTAACTATCATACagatcttcttcaaattgatactttgaaattgttcCTGATGATGGCCAATAACCGTAAGATGTGGATACAGACTTTAGATATAAATCATGCATTTTTGTATGCTGATTTACGGGAGGAGATATATGTTCCACTTCCACACGATAGGAGATTTGTGACACCGTTAAAAAAGGCACTTTACGGTTTAAAACAAAGTCCTAAGGAATGGAATGAGCATCTAAAAAAATTCCTGAACAGTATTGATCTGGATGACTCCAGACATACGCCAGGTATATTCAGAAATCACGATTATAGCATCATGATAGCTGTATATGTAGATGACTGTGTCATAGCTGCTAAAAGTCAGGAACTTCTAGACGAGTTTGTTTCCACCTTAAGAAACAGATTTGAGcttaaaattattggaaaaaTGAATCAAGGCATTCTACGTACAGATGTACTAGGAATGGACcttgattataatattgatgaaggTAAAATCAGCCTATCATTGCAATCTTACATTGAAagtattgaaaatgattgGCTTGATAAAATTAGTCATATTAAAACTACTTCTATTCCACATGTTTCATCCTATGAACACAACATCAAAAACATTGATTCTATGGACACTAAAACAAGATCTAAAAAGATCAATGAACTGCAGAAGATAAATGGCGTGATTAACTATATTAGATCTAGATGTAGATATGATATAGAGTTCGCTGCCAATAAACTGGCCAGGAGTGTGAACTTTCCAGCAGACAACGTTTTTTACATGGCTGATAAACTTATGAACTATATTTTCCAAACTAAGTCAGAAAAAATTGTGTTCACAAGAGAAACCACTGGTAACCCGGCCATAACTCTGCTATCTGATGCCTCACTGGGTACGGAACATGACATGAAGTCCAGAATGGGCATAATGTTATGGTATGGAGAGAACCTCTACAAAGTCATTTCAAGAGCCTCCTCAGCTAGTCAGAAACTCATCTACTAG
- the PAN5 gene encoding 2-dehydropantoate 2-reductase PAN5 (similar to Saccharomyces cerevisiae PAN5 (YHR063C); ancestral locus Anc_5.334) → MTLTTKPVVHLLGMGAMGTILAMDMMNYTNSKVIPLLRSEEKVSLFKSEYNNTIGVKKLYLNDAPLVTQQLCIVECPTTFSGNHIDNIIITTKTYQTKEALMPYLPFIDSKSNLILIQNGLGILEVLKEQIFTDKTDRPNIFQGVISHGAFMDQGFTFNHAGWAGMKIARLPWEDSEMIQNEKLKNKDSKTNELVMLLTEPELAKAFGIEHMTYQELLAGQLFKFLINCCINPVTATVDAVNGELVDGCKDLFVLIVQEALEILRLEYKTLFDYENEYNGKPNYPTLKISSVLNTDNMMETIVNIGTVVNAKNSSSMRQDTLYLRDTEIDYINGYIVSLARKLNLPKEAAKVNETVIAFVNLRTGINRRRDMVGDMRNI, encoded by the coding sequence ATGACGTTAACTACTAAACCAGTTGTTCATCTCCTAGGTATGGGTGCCATGGGCACCATTTTAGCAATGGATATGATGAACTACACCAATTCTAAGGTCATCCCATTATTAAGATCAGAAGAAAAggtttcattatttaaaagtgaatataataatactattGGTGTAAAGAAGTTATACTTAAACGATGCACCATTAGTCACTCAACAATTATGTATTGTTGAGTGTCCTACTACATTTTCAGGAAATcatattgataatatcatcattactACTAAGACGTATCAAACTAAGGAGGCGTTAATGCCTTATTTGCCATTCAttgattcaaaatcaaatttaatattgattCAAAACGGGTTGGGTATTTTGGAAGTATTGAAGgaacaaatatttactGACAAGACGGATAGACCTAATATTTTCCAAGGTGTTATATCTCATGGTGCTTTCATGGATCAAGGTTTTACATTTAATCATGCAGGTTGGGCTGGTATGAAAATTGCTAGATTACCATGGGAAGATTCAGAGATgattcaaaatgaaaaattgaagaataaaGATTCCAAGACTAATGAGTTAGTTATGTTATTAACAGAACCAGAACTTGCAAAAGCATTTGGTATTGAACATATGACATATCAAGAATTGTTAGCAGGTCAATTATTTAAGTTTTTAATAAACTGCTGTATTAATCCAGTTACAGCAACAGTTGATGCCGTAAATGGTGAACTTGTTGACGGTTGTAAGgatttatttgttttaatcGTTCAAGAAGCACTAGAAATTCTAAGGCTAGAATATAAAACACTATTTGATTATGAGAATGAATATAACGGCAAACCAAATTATCCAACCcttaaaatatcatcagTTTTAAACACAGATAATATGATGGAAACCATCGTCAATATAGGTACTGTGGTTAATGCCAAGAATAGTAGTTCCATGAGACAAGATACACTATATTTAAGAGATACCGAAATCGATTATATCAACGGTTATATAGTTTCCCTAGCTAGGAAATTGAATTTACCAAAGGAGGCAGCAAAAGTTAACGAAACTGTTATTGCATTCGTAAACCTTAGAACCGGTATCAATAGGAGAAGAGATATGGTAGGCGATATGAGAAACATCTAA
- the GFD1 gene encoding Gfd1p (similar to Saccharomyces cerevisiae GFD1 (YMR255W); ancestral locus Anc_8.805) translates to MTLESKWATSSDEEELQPPILEFQNRNKNNSKNSKGNGNRKAFNLDDLSNKFKGDKPSISFSGGKLTSSSNSSRDGSRLSSRENNNQKGHSNSKKNEKSRNSTHSNRTDDYKPSISFANGKMSLSATKRTSNKNHDNEEDWEDEGSWEDEKDNGENWEEDNDYRQKSKDAGDNSRSEKPSISFAGGKMSISKNEKSNNKKGSVPSKEPTKNIKTQISSTDKLALLKKKIEEQKNIYKDIKHKKEQKQLLNDFLNNDDAFKWDDEHEEEEILDRLKNSMKI, encoded by the coding sequence ATGACATTAGAATCGAAATGGGCCACTTCttcagatgaagaagaactGCAACCTCCCATTTTGGAGTTTCAAAATAGGAATAAGAACAATTCTAAGAATTCAAAGGGTAATGGAAATAGAAAAGCATTTAATTTAGatgatttatcaaataaatttaaaggtGATAAACCAAGTATTTCGTTTTCTGGCGGGAAACTGACATCTTCTTCCAACAGTAGTCGCGATGGCTCGAGACTTAGTAGCAGAGAGAATAACAATCAAAAAGGTCACTCgaattcaaagaaaaatgaaaagtcAAGAAATAGTACTCATTCAAACAGGACTGATGATTATAAGCCTAGTATCTCCTTTGCGAACGGAAAGATGTCATTATCAGCGACAAAAAGGACTTCTAACAAAAACCATGACAATGAAGAAGACTGGGAAGATGAGGGAAGCTGGGAAGATGAAAAAGATAATGGTGAGAATTGGgaagaagataatgatTATAGACAGAAAAGTAAAGACGCAGGAGATAATTCTCGAAGTGAAAAACCAAGTATCTCATTTGCTGGAGGCAAAATGTCAATTTCGAAAAATGAGAAgtctaataataaaaaggGTTCCGTTCCAAGTAAAGAACCTACtaagaatataaaaaccCAAATCTCATCTACTGATAAGCTAGCATtactgaagaagaaaatagaggaacaaaaaaatatctacAAGGACATTAAACATAAGAAAGAACAAAAACAACTTCTAAATGACTTCttgaataatgatgatgCATTCAAGTGGGATGACGAAcatgaagaagaagaaattctAGATCGTTTGAAGAATAGCatgaaaatttag
- the TPHA0G01050 gene encoding uncharacterized protein (similar to Saccharomyces cerevisiae YMR253C; ancestral locus Anc_8.804) produces the protein MQVSTKVLETMGDKTEEDRIKPLQILLLRMVVTSIALVVYMYYNRRTIPYVPFGNPAVRGWLILRGIFGFIGVFGMYYSLMYLTISDAVLISFMAPSFTIISAWLVLHESISPIECMGSALSLSGVILIVRPTFIFGAANDSGNSDSTFNHDPAGRCIAIVFALFGAMSLSGVYIVIRFIGDRAHAIMNVNYFSFVTGVVSFFGILVIPGFKFQKIDNFKGLNLFLLIGICGFIHQLLLSMGIQRVTKASKGSLMSYTQLIYAIFWDVIIWGKWPNVFSIIGMILIIGSTITVIKMKEKLSERQSEYIELQETD, from the coding sequence ATGCAAGTCTCCACTAAGGTTCTAGAAACAATGGGGGATAAGACAGAAGAAGATAGGATCAAACCATTACAAATTCTATTGTTAAGAATGGTTGTAACATCAATTGCATTAGTAGTTTATATGTACTACAACAGAAGGACGATACCGTATGTTCCCTTTGGTAATCCTGCAGTACGTGGATGGTTGATACTAAGAGGTATATTCGGGTTCATTGGTGTGTTTGGGATGTATTATTCCTTAATGTATTTGACAATCAGTGATGCTGTGTTGATTTCCTTCATGGCTCCAAGTTTCACAATTATTTCTGCGTGGTTGGTATTACATGAATCCATATCTCCTATTGAATGTATGGGATCAGCATTATCACTTTCTGGAGTAATTTTGATAGTTAGACcaacttttatttttggtGCAGCAAATGATAGTGGGAACTCGGATTCTACTTTTAACCATGACCCTGCCGGTAGATGCATTGCAATTGTATTTGCCTTATTCGGTGCAATGTCGTTGAGTGGTGTTTATATTGTGATTAGGTTTATTGGTGATAGAGCGCATGCTATTATGAATGTGAATTATTTCTCATTTGTCACTGGTgttgtttcattttttggTATATTAGTAATACCTGgatttaaatttcaaaaaattgataatttcaaaggacttaatttatttctgtTAATTGGTATTTGCGGATTTATTcatcaattattattatcaatggGTATACAGAGAGTCACAAAGGCTAGTAAAGGATCGTTAATGTCGTACACACAATTAATATATGCTATATTTTGGGATGTAATCATATGGGGCAAATGGCCTAATgtcttttcaattattgGAATGATTCTAATTATTGGTAGTACAATTACGGTAATTaaaatgaaagaaaaattatcagaACGTCAATCAGAATATATCGAATTACAAGAAACagattaa
- the TPHA0G01055 gene encoding uncharacterized protein (similar to Saccharomyces cerevisiae HOR7 (YMR251W-A) and DDR2 (YOL052C-A); ancestral locus Anc_8.802), translated as MQFSKVIFSGLAVIGVTQAASNATNGSSTNAANVNNALLADKTNVIGAAAVAGIVALLI; from the coding sequence ATGCAATTCTCAAAAGTTATTTTTTCTGGTCTAGCTGTCATCGGTGTCACACAAGCTGCTTCAAATGCAACCAACGGCTCTTCCACAAATGCTGCTAACGTAAACAATGCTCTATTAGCTGATAAGACTAATGTCATCGGTGCCGCCGCCGTCGCTGGTATTGTCGCTTTACTAATTTGA
- the SPE2 gene encoding adenosylmethionine decarboxylase SPE2 (similar to Saccharomyces cerevisiae SPE2 (YOL052C); ancestral locus Anc_8.800): protein MTVDIIELENHSYIDHELSSNLDSTDAFEGPEKLLEIWFYPTVQIIPNGRSLLDIEMSKWIDMLNLVKCEILSMKKTPKMYSFLLSESSMFVYDHRIILKTCGTTLTLLCLPKLFELVQNDLKWDFKVSEKNDNNENLYSPYKVFYSRRSFMFPDKQKSVHKNWSDEVDYLNKFFINGESYVIGEDKIKANKSHWNLYVTKTKKSLVTIPIDVNDSAHEHDDETFEILMTGLSDEKTKNFYKSNLKTQDTQYELDSSSTNNTYADEGHVNGYTMTKQNKIDEIYESFKYNKMTHDAFAFSPCGYSSNVLINDEFYYTLHVTPENGWSYASFESNVQCNNNSEVLRNVLEIFKPTDFCLTFFRRKTTKKSTNEENILLNDTNLTPYEKLDEIVYDLDDYQLLYIHFQDRSNLK from the coding sequence ATGACAGTGGATATTATAGAACTAGAGAATCACAGTTACATCGACCATGAACTTTCTTCCAATTTGGATTCAACAGATGCATTTGAAGGCCCTGAGAAACTGCTAGAGATTTGGTTTTATCCAACTGTGCAGATAATTCCGAATGGGAGAAGTTTATTGGATATTGAGATGTCAAAGTGGATCGATATGTTAAATCTAGTTAAATGTGAAATTCTGAGTATGAAGAAGACCCCCAAAATGtattcatttttgttaAGTGAATCATCAATGTTTGTTTATGATCATAGAATCATTCTAAAGACATGTGGAACAACCTTAACATTATTGTGTTTaccaaaattatttgaactagttcaaaatgatttaaaatgGGATTTCAAAGTCtctgaaaaaaatgataataatgagaaTCTTTATAGTCCATATAAAGTTTTCTATTCGAGAAGATCTTTCATGTTTCCAGATAAACAAAAATCTGTTCATAAAAATTGGTCAGATGAAGTTGACTATTTAAAcaaattctttattaatgGAGAAAGTTATGTCATTGGtgaagataaaataaaagcTAACAAAAGTCATTGGAATTTGTATGTAAcgaaaacaaaaaaaagtttAGTGACTATTCCAATTGATGTTAATGATTCTGCTCATGAACATGACGatgaaacttttgaaattttaatgactGGATTAAGCGATgaaaaaaccaaaaattTCTATAAATCAAACTTAAAAACACAAGATACACAGTACGAACTTGACTCTTCTAGTACCAACAACACATATGCCGATGAAGGACATGTTAATGGTTATACGATgacaaaacaaaacaaaattgatgaaatttaTGAATCATTCAAGTATAATAAAATGACTCATGATGCATTTGCATTTTCACCTTGCGGTTACTCTAGTAATGTTCTAATCAATGatgaattttattatacaTTACACGTAACACCTGAAAATGGTTGGTCGTATGCATCATTCGAGAGCAATGTAcaatgtaataataattcagaaGTCCTAAGAAATGTccttgaaatttttaaaccAACCGATTTCTGTTTAACGTTCTTCCGCAGAAAAACAACTAAAAAAAGTACAAATGAAgagaatatattattaaacgATACTAATTTAACGCCatatgaaaaattagatgAAATAGTTTATGATTTAGATGATTATCAATTACTGTACATACATTTTCAAGATCGTTCTAACTTGAAATGA
- the GNT1 gene encoding glucose N-acetyltransferase (similar to Saccharomyces cerevisiae GNT1 (YOR320C); ancestral locus Anc_8.798), whose protein sequence is MALLPRRKVRLLFPAILLCLAFPFAVHFVEQYRYNDLKSRLQEKIYITHQVFSPFDIKQIPSSIIDVLAHEAIRKDKESPQENKIDWNRFAYVNYVDDIDYLCNSIVIFKTLKRRFGSKAKMVLLLSEAVFKSAHSAAELTFLNNQLHEAKQFLGEKELDIKLVTIPKNEAETPESNEKRGFLNAFKENLSGGGSSNDDDTPAADNAPVPNPPVAGNIPVDNAPIPNAQPATASAPDSNGSTSENIQVVNTNGETSSNNEKATENKSDAANSFDYVSALTKYSMFNAINYDRIIYIDNDARLTHNLDELFFLPSYIEFAAPLQFWKIPVESYTDSIRLMQKDGEDIDISHHLNMLTGNILNQKEYYNFLPKLPPSLFFEDKSIIQRVMKSASDAISFLDFDELGITNSVQFQTSLMVLKPNSEVFKNIQDNILPSLKGSSQETNGDSAIINKNFFNLRSMLFNQYNDYKNKSEDFRPKIMILPYKRYGLLSKLIRDEAYYPMLINDIIGYHNINAYRRHEKELDILDVLSACKYLHFNEDLYDKPWRYKSINDIQCSMSGSSLSQKACTLWRRQYDMFLSDRQMCLIAEEKPPIANKTPN, encoded by the coding sequence ATGGCTTTGCTTCCAAGACGAAAAGTAAGACTACTTTTCCCTGCTATACTGCTATGCTTGGCATTTCCATTTGCTGTACATTTTGTTGAACAATATAGATATAATGATTTGAAATCAAGATTACAAGagaaaatttatattacaCATCAGGTATTTTCCCCGTTCGACATAAAACAAATTCCGTCGTCAATTATTGACGTATTGGCTCATGAAGCTATTAGGAAAGATAAAGAGTCTCCccaagaaaataaaatagattGGAATAGGTTTGCTTATGTAAATTACGTTGATGATATAGATTATTTATGTAATTCTATCgttatattcaaaacatTGAAGAGGAGATTCGGTTCAAAGGCCAAGATGGTTCTGCTGTTATCAGAAGCGGTTTTCAAATCTGCACATTCAGCTGCTGAATTAACTTTCTTGAATAACCAGCTACATGAAGCTAAACAGTTTTTAGGTGAAAAAGAGCTGGATATAAAATTAGTTACAATACCGAAGAATGAAGCTGAAACTCCAGAAAGTAATGAAAAGAGAGGCTTCTTAAATGCATTTAAAGAAAACCTTTCTGGTGGAGGCAGTTccaatgatgatgatacaCCAGCTGCTGATAATGCACCGGTTCCGAACCCTCCAGTTGCCGGTAATATTCCAGTGGATAATGCACCGATTCCGAATGCTCAACCAGCTACAGCTAGTGCTCCAGATAGTAATGGCTCTACTAGTGAGAATATTCAAGTAGTGAATACAAACGGTGAAACTTCCTCCAATAATGAGAAGGCCACAGAAAACAAGTCAGACGCTGCAAATTCATTTGACTACGTTAGTGCTTTGACGAAGTATTCTATGTTCAATGCTATCAATTATGATcgtattatatatatcgaTAATGATGCTCGTTTGACTCACAATttagatgaattatttttcttacCATCTTACATTGAATTTGCAGCTCCACTACAATTCTGGAAAATTCCTGTGGAATCTTACACTGATTCTATTAGGCTAATGCAAAAGGATGGAGAAGACATCGATATAAgtcatcatttaaatatgcTAACAggtaatattttgaatcaGAAAGAATACTACAATTTCTTACCAAAACTACCAccttctttattttttgaagataaatCTATTATCCAGAGGGTAATGAAATCAGCTTCTGATGCTATTTCATTCCTTGATTTTGATGAACTAGGAATAACTAATAGTGTCCAATTCCAAACAAGTTTAATGGTTTTAAAACCAAATTCTGaagttttcaaaaatattcaagaCAACATATTACCAAGTTTAAAGGGATCTTCCCAAGAGACAAATGGAGATTCGGCtattattaacaaaaatttctttaatttaaGAAGCATGTTGTTTAATCAGTATAatgattataaaaataaatcagaAGATTTCAGAccaaaaataatgattctaCCGTATAAAAGATATGGTTTATTGTCCAAGTTGATTAGAGACGAAGCTTATTATCCTATGctaattaatgatattattggTTACCATAACATAAATGCATATCGTAGACATGAAAAAGAACTAGATATATTAGATGTGTTATCTGCATGCAAATATTTGCACTTTAACGAAGATTTATATGATAAACCTTGGCGTTACAAATCTATTAATGATATTCAATGTTCAATGTCTGGCTCCTCTTTAAGTCAAAAAGCATGTACTCTATGGAGACGTCAATATGACATGTTTTTATCCGATAGACAAATGTGTTTGATTGCGGAAGAAAAACCTCCAATAGCAAATAAAACTCCAAATTGA